The genomic window CGGCCTGTCGGGGGATCTGTTTGCAGGGGTGAATGCCTGGATCGGCCGGCTGCGTGGCGGTGTCGCCATGGCGGCGATCGGTGCCTGCGCCGGCTTTGGTGCGGTCTGCGGCTCGTCGCTTGCCACCGCATCGACCATGGGGCAGGTGGCGCTGCCGGAACTTCGCCGGCTGGGCTATGCCCCGGCGCTCGCCACCGGCACGCTGGCGGCCGGTGGCACGCTCGGCATCCTGATCCCACCTTCGGTGGTGCTGGTGATCTATGCGGTCACGGTGGAGAGCAACATCGTCACCATGTTCGGGGCCGCCCTGGTGCCCGGGCTGATCGCGGTGGTCTTCTTTCTGGCGGTGATCCGCATCCAGGTGCTGCTGAAGCCGGAACTGGGTCCCGCAGCGGCCCCCGTGCCCTGGCCCGAGAAACTGCGCCTGACACTGCGCCTGGCCCCGGTGGTGCTGGTCTTCGGGGTGGTGATCGGCGGGATCTATATGGGCCTGTTCAATCCGACACCCGCGGCCGCCGTTGGCGCGCTGCTGGTCGGGCTCTACGGGATCGGCCTCCGCCTGGCCGGCCGCGGCGGGCTGGGCCCGGCCGGGCTGAAGGCGGCGATGCTGGAGACGGCACTCTCCACCGCCATGATCTATCTGATCCTGTTCGGCGCGGCCCTGCTGCAGATCTTCCTCGCCCGGTCGGGCCTGCCGCAGGCCGGGGCGGCGCTGGTTCGTGAAAGCACGCTCGATCCCTATCTGATCCTGGTCGCGATCCTGGCGCTGCTGATCCTGCTCGGCTGTCTGATGGATTCGCTGAGCATGATCCTGCTCGCCATCCCCTTCCTCTGGCCGGTGGTGGCGGGGCTCGATTTCGGCCTGACGCCCGAGGATCAGAAGGTCTGGTTCGGCATCATCGCCCTGGTGGTGGTGGAGCTGGGGCTGATCACGCCGCCGGTCGGGCTGAATGTCTTCATCATCAACGGCCTCGCCCGCGACGTGCCGATGCGCGAGACCTTCCGTGGCGTGATGCCGTTCTTCGCGGCCGAGATCCTGCGGGTGGCGCTGCTGGTGGCGGTGCCGGCGATCACGCTGACCCTGCCGCGATTGCTGGGGTATTGAGCAGATGAACCAGCTCTTCTTCCGCATCCGCCGCTCTCAGATCCGCCGCGACATCGCGGATCGCGTCGATCAGCAGGCGCAGCACCGGTGTCGGCGGCTGGTCGGCCCGGGTGGTGAGCCCGACCGGTCCGCTGGTGTCGCCGGTATCCAGGCGCAGTTCGCGCAGCTGGCCCTCGGCGATGTCGCGGGCGACCACGCCGCGAGAAATGATCCAGACCGCATCCGACTGGCGGACATAGCTGCGGCCGAAGGTGCCCGAGACGGTTTCGATCGCCGTGTCGATCCGTCGGATGCCGGCGGCGATCAGGAACCGGTCCACCACCGGCCGGATGATCGAGCCGGGCGGCGGCACGATCATCGGATAACCGGCCACCGCCCGCGGGTCGGGGACCGGACGGTCGAGCAGGGGATGGCCGGGGCGGACGGCGAAGGTGACGCGTTCGGAATAGAGATGCTCGAAGCTGAGCCCGGTCATGGCTTCCGGCTCGGCCAGGCGCCCGACCACCAGATCGAGTTCGCCGATCCTGAGCTGGGCGAGCAGCAGGGTGTTGGGCCCGTCGACCACCCGCACGATGGCCCGTGCACCGCCGGTGTCGAAGCGGCGCACCGCCGCCGGCATCACCTGGGCTGCGACGGTCGGCAGGGCGCCGATGCGCAGCAGCTCGGTGCCGTCGCCGCTCCGGGCGCGGGCGATGGCGTCGACGCCGTCGCTCAGGGCCGTCACCGCCGTGCCGGCATGGTTCAGGAACAGGCGGCCGAAGGGGGTGAGGGTCAGGCCGCGGCGGCCGCGATCGAACAGCCGGGCGTCCAGTACCTCTTCCAGCTCGCGCAGCGTTTTCGACACCGCCGGCTGGGTGATCGCCAGACTGTCGGCTGCGGCCACCACGCTGCGCAGCCGCGCCACTTCCAGGAAGCATGTCAGATGCCGGAACTTGATGCGCCGGTCGATCATCTACCCGCCTCTCCCTTCACGCTGCCATGCATCATCCTACACGAGCCTGTGCCGATCTGGCGCCCCATGAAGGAGACCGGCCATGTCAGATCCGCGTGACATCAGGGGCGATGCGATGCGCCGCCGGGTGCTGGGCGATGCCCATGTCGACCGGGCCCACCGCAACATGTCGGCCTTCGATGCGCCGTTTCAGGAGTTCATCACCCGCGGCGCCTGGGGCGAGGTGTGGAGCCGGCCGCATCTGACCCCACGCGAACGGTCGATGCTGACCATCACCCTGCTGGCGGCGCTGGGCCATCACGACGAAATGGCGATGCATGTCCGCGCCACGGCCAATACCGGCGCCAGCGCTGCGGATGTGCAGGA from Tistrella mobilis includes these protein-coding regions:
- a CDS encoding TRAP transporter large permease; translation: MGPIETGIAGMVIMFVMIALRVPIALAMALVGAGGTVVLSGETILLRQLQTLAFDQFSLYDLSVVPFFILMGQFAGRSGLSGDLFAGVNAWIGRLRGGVAMAAIGACAGFGAVCGSSLATASTMGQVALPELRRLGYAPALATGTLAAGGTLGILIPPSVVLVIYAVTVESNIVTMFGAALVPGLIAVVFFLAVIRIQVLLKPELGPAAAPVPWPEKLRLTLRLAPVVLVFGVVIGGIYMGLFNPTPAAAVGALLVGLYGIGLRLAGRGGLGPAGLKAAMLETALSTAMIYLILFGAALLQIFLARSGLPQAGAALVRESTLDPYLILVAILALLILLGCLMDSLSMILLAIPFLWPVVAGLDFGLTPEDQKVWFGIIALVVVELGLITPPVGLNVFIINGLARDVPMRETFRGVMPFFAAEILRVALLVAVPAITLTLPRLLGY
- the pcaQ gene encoding pca operon transcription factor PcaQ — encoded protein: MIDRRIKFRHLTCFLEVARLRSVVAAADSLAITQPAVSKTLRELEEVLDARLFDRGRRGLTLTPFGRLFLNHAGTAVTALSDGVDAIARARSGDGTELLRIGALPTVAAQVMPAAVRRFDTGGARAIVRVVDGPNTLLLAQLRIGELDLVVGRLAEPEAMTGLSFEHLYSERVTFAVRPGHPLLDRPVPDPRAVAGYPMIVPPPGSIIRPVVDRFLIAAGIRRIDTAIETVSGTFGRSYVRQSDAVWIISRGVVARDIAEGQLRELRLDTGDTSGPVGLTTRADQPPTPVLRLLIDAIRDVAADLRAADAEEELVHLLNTPAIAAGSA
- the pcaC gene encoding 4-carboxymuconolactone decarboxylase; amino-acid sequence: MSDPRDIRGDAMRRRVLGDAHVDRAHRNMSAFDAPFQEFITRGAWGEVWSRPHLTPRERSMLTITLLAALGHHDEMAMHVRATANTGASAADVQEALLHVAVYAGVPAANTAFAIAKRVLAEMTAGSSADGEGGQDR